The nucleotide window TGCTGCTCTAAAATAGTTTGTTGTTCTTCAAGTGATTCCTGGAACAATGGCTCCGTTAATGCCTTCCACCTTAAAGTAACTCCAACTGAAGTGCGGCTCGAATTGCCTGCGCTACGCCCCAAATCAACCTGGCGGAAATCATTATTCCATCTGTATGTTGCGTTGTATGTGGCAGATGAAATTGTAAAGTACTTATTAATATCCCAAAGCGATGGCATTTTGGGAGTTGATTTTAAATCGAAGGATTGAGTATATGAATAGTCGTTACCAAATCCTGTCTGACCAAAAATATCTTTCCATATTTCTTTTTCAGGTCTATCATTGCCAAGTATATCTGTTTCTAAAAATGCAAGTGAAGAATTTATCGTAACATTGTACGAAGTTGAAAGATTCAAAATACCGGCTTCGGTAAGTTTCCAATTGAATTGGAACCCCCTCGTAGCCGTAAAATCTCTCGAAACAATTGGATCAGTAACTGCAGTGCCTTGCGGTCTTGTTACGTTTACGCTTCTGTTTCTCTTAGCTGTTAAACTTGCTGTAAATGACTGTGGCGTGTAATAAACTTTTGCACCTTTGTAATCAGTCAATAACGAAACTATACTGCCAATAAATGGAATGTTTGCCGGTTGAAAGAAATAATCAGAGCTGAAAGTAATTCCATAATTCATACTTGCATTCCATATCCAATTTTTACTTGAGAGGACAGTTGGACTTCTTGAAAAACTCTTATTAAAATTGAATCCAAAAGTCAAAGCATTGAATGAATCTCTGATATACCACGCTTTCGTTGGGAATTTTATTTTAATATTTGATAACGACCAGCTATCGGAAATATTTAGTGTTTGAGTTTCTGAGATTAAGTCTTCCGGCTTTTTTGTGGTTAGTAATGTTGTATCGCCCTGACTTTCTTGCAGACGTTTTGCAGCTTCATCAACCCGAACATCGGTGCCCGGAATAAACAGCGGCTTACCAAGTGATTCGTTGTGGGAGTAATTTAATTTCAAATTACTTTCCGGCAAACTTATCGGCAGCAATTTCAGAATATTCAATTCAGTTGCCACGCCCCAGTTTTTCTGCTCCACCCTGCTGCCAAATCTATCAGCCAGCTTGTGAAAGTATGGGTTAGTCTGACTCATATTCGCATTAACAGAAAGAAGGTCGGCGAATTTTATACCTGTATTAAAGCTATATGCCCAGCCGGGAGAATCATCTGCTCCAATGACTCTCAACTCGTTCACCCATACCTCGCCACTCACGTTTCCGGTATTATTCGGGTTGTTAGTATTAAATATTCCAACTGTTAAAAACTTCACCGAAGTAAGTGATGGGTTTCCTTTAACAGAATAAAGATGACCGATCTTTCCATCAACCGGAACGCTATAAATAAAGTTTATCGAATCTCCCCGCGCCTGTTTAATCGCTGTCAGCTCACTAAATTTTATACTTATTTCATTCCAATCAGGGCGAACAGGCTGCCTATATTCGTAGTAGTTGTTCGTATCGCCGCCAAATCTGAAATAAACTTCAGAAGAATAATTAAGTGAATCTGTTGAAGACACAGAACCCGGTGCAGTATTCATATCGCCGTGAATGAATAACTTCATTTCGGAATAATTAAATACATCCAAAGGTTTAAATAAATATTTAACCCCTTCCCTCTTTTGTCCATCTTCTAAATTTGTAAGAATGAGATTTAGAGATTGTTCATTCGCAAGAATGTTTTCATCGGGTCTCGTTCTATCACGCTCTCTGCTGATACCCGGAGGAATTGTGTAATTCGGATTATCTTCAAAACTTATTGTCGAAATTGCAAGCACAGTGTCTTCGGGAATTAATTTCTGCCACTGACTTCCAACAAGATTAAATTCTGCAAGCCGGAAATGAACCATATCGCTTACACCAGAGACAAACATTCTTATCGTCTCAACATTTGATAAACTTGGACTTCCGACAATTAAAGAAGTATCTTTTAACGGCACGCGGAAAAGATACCAGCCGGCTTCTGTTAATCCCCCACCCTGGATAAATGGATTGCTTGCGGCAGAAGTATCAAGTGGTACTTCGTATCTGAAATAACTGTTCGCCAAATCTACACTTCCGTTTTTATTCAAATCTTCTGTATCCGGGATTCGTCCAATATCTGTAAGCTGCGCATTCCCTTGCGTTCCATTAATACTGAAATAATCAAATAATGTTGGTGTTCCTGACTTCACGAAAACGAAATTGTCTCCGGCAGGATCAGATTTATCACTGCCGTAAGTGGTTCGTTCTACATCGTCAAATAGACCATCTAAGCCCCGGTCTTCATCCTGATAATTTATAAATACATCATTAATGTTTTCAGTGTTCAATGTGTTGTTTGGAATTACATCCTCGCTTATCAAACCAAGATCAATATAAAGTTTGGCATCCGGCGGAGCATTTTGAATTTTCATCCAGAATTCAATAAACTCCACATTCTCTTCAATAAGATTATTTGCAGTTGAAGATAAAATCCTTTGCATACCCCCCCAGCTTTTCGTTGGAGTTGATAAATCAGGGCTGTAGTTATATGTTCCGGGAGTATCAGGCATAAAGACATAATCCATAACTGTAACCTGCTGATCAGATGTAGCAACTTGCTTTCTATCTCCGAAAATTTCTTTAACCTCCACATCAGACGGAGTGACAGTAAACCAAAAACTTTTGCCTTTGTGGATCATTTTATCCGCTCTGCTAAACCCTAACAGGTTCGAAAGAGAGTCAGGGGCACTTAGATCTTTCCAGCCGGTGTAACCAACTCCAATTGGAATTGTTCGCTTGGCGCCTTCGAAGTCATCTATGTAAGCAATGCTTTGCCCGTTGTCAGTACTTATTGTACTTTTCTTTGTATTAGGGTCAGGATTAATGTAAGCATATTCTCCAGCGAGAGTAAATGTTGACATCTCCCGAGTTGAAATTATTTTATCAAGAAGCTTGGTAATAATTGGTAAATCGCCCGACGTAGAAAAATCAACTCCATAAAT belongs to Ignavibacteriales bacterium and includes:
- the sprA gene encoding cell surface protein SprA, translating into MSPIDTAGSYSDNLREDLSNPIPGQEETGRFLLLTEGVDYTLHRETGYITFNSTINEQDIIAVAYRYDGLSPSSGDDFFYGDFITTTAADTSQKIVLKLIKPKNLQPQFKTAWKLQLRNIYPLGARNIKEDGFEFNIKYELEGQDPVTDLPTPDGAVRLLNAFGLDILDKSKQPTPGNIGDNVFDYLPSITILPTTGEIIFPVLQPFGRDLPASIPDSLNFQQIYDTTKTFAQQEKIKDKWVMTGKSTGDATSIYQLGFNIVENSVRVLLDGRELTPNVDYSVDYNIGQLTIKNDAALVPGANLKVTYEQNDLFQLASKTLLGARGIFDFSQKTKLGFSILNLNQQTLSDKVRIGEEPLSNTIYGVDFSTSGDLPIITKLLDKIISTREMSTFTLAGEYAYINPDPNTKKSTISTDNGQSIAYIDDFEGAKRTIPIGVGYTGWKDLSAPDSLSNLLGFSRADKMIHKGKSFWFTVTPSDVEVKEIFGDRKQVATSDQQVTVMDYVFMPDTPGTYNYSPDLSTPTKSWGGMQRILSSTANNLIEENVEFIEFWMKIQNAPPDAKLYIDLGLISEDVIPNNTLNTENINDVFINYQDEDRGLDGLFDDVERTTYGSDKSDPAGDNFVFVKSGTPTLFDYFSINGTQGNAQLTDIGRIPDTEDLNKNGSVDLANSYFRYEVPLDTSAASNPFIQGGGLTEAGWYLFRVPLKDTSLIVGSPSLSNVETIRMFVSGVSDMVHFRLAEFNLVGSQWQKLIPEDTVLAISTISFEDNPNYTIPPGISRERDRTRPDENILANEQSLNLILTNLEDGQKREGVKYLFKPLDVFNYSEMKLFIHGDMNTAPGSVSSTDSLNYSSEVYFRFGGDTNNYYEYRQPVRPDWNEISIKFSELTAIKQARGDSINFIYSVPVDGKIGHLYSVKGNPSLTSVKFLTVGIFNTNNPNNTGNVSGEVWVNELRVIGADDSPGWAYSFNTGIKFADLLSVNANMSQTNPYFHKLADRFGSRVEQKNWGVATELNILKLLPISLPESNLKLNYSHNESLGKPLFIPGTDVRVDEAAKRLQESQGDTTLLTTKKPEDLISETQTLNISDSWSLSNIKIKFPTKAWYIRDSFNALTFGFNFNKSFSRSPTVLSSKNWIWNASMNYGITFSSDYFFQPANIPFIGSIVSLLTDYKGAKVYYTPQSFTASLTAKRNRSVNVTRPQGTAVTDPIVSRDFTATRGFQFNWKLTEAGILNLSTSYNVTINSSLAFLETDILGNDRPEKEIWKDIFGQTGFGNDYSYTQSFDLKSTPKMPSLWDINKYFTISSATYNATYRWNNDFRQVDLGRSAGNSSRTSVGVTLRWKALTEPLFQESLEEQQTILEQQEQIKNQIKTQTQQSNKRGRNRNLEEAIMRSLENEGKTLEQDSTEIDLEDSELELDEEFAEIDSTTIGLPKKSSLTNALLFLRSVAKFLLFDYETFTMNFSSDNSLSKSGIKSAGSGFGNFWGFSYKYDRGPARLFMLGLSSDVGPRAPHGNLSDVFSQKNNFTFKTSRPLWEGAKIDLNWQVGWSLNKNTSLSTDDFGNASINNITSTGSISRSFLSFPPVLVFSVFKSGIKKVAENYNPLSSNQSEDLSVAFLKGMESLPIFSNLGFLKEVAKYVPRPNWSLTWDGLEKLSVFKNFATKVSLTHAYTSGYSEGWKINPDGIQEIQSQKIDYGFSPLVGLNFTFGELWGGI